One Mercurialis annua linkage group LG3, ddMerAnnu1.2, whole genome shotgun sequence DNA window includes the following coding sequences:
- the LOC126673762 gene encoding heavy metal-associated isoprenylated plant protein 7-like, whose translation MGEEEKKPAAEEQKPEEPKKPAEGDKGEKKEEEKKPAADSKPPDEEKKEDKKPDEAKETKDEPPPPPQEIVLKVYMHCEGCARKVRRCLKGFDGVEDVITDCKTSKVVVKGEKADPLKVLARVQRKSHRQVELISPIPKPPSEEEKKAAEEKEKPKPEEKKEEPPAVIIVVLRVYMHCEACAMEIKKRILRMKGVESAEPDLKASQVTVKGVFEPPKLVDYVYKRTGKHAEIVKQEPAEKKGDGEEKGKESKEEKKEDQEADKDKKGGENEDNKEKKDGGGGGDGGAAQGEAKPEDAQTEEVKIMELKRMEYQYNYPPRYAMELYAYPPQMFSDENPNACTVM comes from the exons ATGGGAGAG GAGGAAAAGAAACCAGCTGCAGAAGAACAGAAACCAGAGGAGCCGAAAAAACCAGCGGAAGGTGACAAAGGTGAAAAGAAAGAAGAGGAAAAAAAACCAGCTGCTGATAGTAAACCACCggatgaagaaaaaaaagaagacaaAAAACCAGATGAGGCTAAAGAAACCAAGGATGAACCGCCTCCGCCGCCGCAAGAAATCGTATTGAAAGTTTACATGCATTGCGAGGGCTGTGCTCGCAAAGTTCGTCGTTGTCTCAAGGGTTTTGATG GTGTTGAAGATGTTATAACTGATTGCAAGACGAGTAAGGTGGTGGTTAAGGGAGAAAAAGCAGATCCGCTTAAGGTTTTAGCTAGAGTTCAGAGAAAGAGCCACCGGCAAGTTGAGCTTATTTCTCCGATCCCAAAACCACCGTCTGAGGAGGAGAAGAAAGCGGCTGAAGAGAAAGAGAAACCTAAACCAGAGGAGAAGAAAGAGGAG CCTCCGGCGGTGATAATTGTAGTGTTAAGGGTATACATGCATTGTGAAGCTTGTGCAATGGAAATCAAGAAACGGATACTGAGAATGAAAG GTGTGGAATCAGCTGAACCGGATCTAAAAGCCTCACAAGTAACCGTAAAAGGAGTGTTTGAGCCTCCGAAATTGGTAGATTACGTATACAAAAGAACCGGCAAACATGCAGAGATAGTAAAACAAGAACCAGCCGAGAAAAAAGGTGACGGAGAAGAGAAGGGTAAAGAATccaaagaagagaaaaaagaagaCCAAGAAGCTGACAAAGACAAAAAAGGTGGCGAAAATGAAGAtaacaaagaaaagaaagacGGCGGCGGCGGTGGAGACGGTGGCGCCGCTCAAGGGGAAGCGAAACCAGAAGATGCACAAACGGAAGAAGTTAAAATTATGGAACTGAAGAGAATGGAATATCAATACAATTATCCACCAAGGTATGCTATGGAGTTGTATGCTTATCCTCCTCAGATGTTTAGCGACGAAAACCCCAATGCATGTACTGTTATGTAA
- the LOC126671185 gene encoding uncharacterized protein LOC126671185, giving the protein MKVKRKGNALSSPLSSPSSSFKDADSLLKLLPVTILALAFSLPNQDREVLAYLISRSMNGSNQSYHGKSKCRSVKKMGAFECGCFECYTSFWYRWDLSPNRELIHRVIEEFEEHLVVNESPRKQNRGGKKKGSKKVDVIKLADEKDSAEILPAVEDEVVMMRQEKTEGLVMEEHEEEKIGSGDVLEMEVVTVQAAMGLGASYHKGFARKVLPDVVGLLNSRLWSLWSPGI; this is encoded by the coding sequence ATGAAGGTTAAACGTAAAGGAAATGCGCTCTCTTCACCATTATCTTCACCTTCTTCTTCGTTTAAAGATGCCGACTCACTTTTAAAGCTACTCCCAGTTACCATTTTAGCCTTGGCGTTCTCTCTGCCGAACCAGGACCGTGAGGTTTTGGCTTATTTGATTTCAAGGTCTATGAATGGCTCTAACCAGAGTTACCATGGTAAGAGCAAGTGCAGGAGTGTGAAAAAGATGGGTGCTTTTGAATGTGGGTGTTTTGAGTGTTACACTAGCTTCTGGTACAGATGGGATTTGTCTCCTAATAGGGAGTTGATTCATCGAGTTATTGAAGAGTTTGAAGAGCATTTGGTGGTGAATGAGTCTCCGAGGAAACAGAACCGAGGCGGTAAGAAGAAAGGCAGTAAAAAAGttgatgttattaaactagCTGATGAAAAGGATTCTGCAGAAATATTACCTGCTGTTGAAGATGAAGTGGTAATGATGAGGCAAGAGAAAACTGAAGGTCTGGTTATGGAGGAACATGAAGAAGAGAAGATTGGTAGTGGTGATGTTCTTGAAATGGAGGTGGTGACTGTACAAGCAGCAATGGGATTAGGAGCTAGTTACCATAAGGGTTTTGCCAGGAAGGTATTACCGGATGTGGTTGGTTTGTTAAACTCTCGTTTATGGAGTCTCTGGAGTCCGGGTATTTAA